The following is a genomic window from Pelobacter seleniigenes DSM 18267.
TTTGTTGCTGATCAGATGACATTTGACGACTTAAAGGAGGTTGAACATGACACATATAAAATTTGGGACCTCAGGCTGGCGCGGGATCTTCTGTGAGGACTTCACTCTCGATAACGTCCGTATCGTCACCCAGGCCATTGCTGATCATCTGCATGATGAAGGGCTGGCTGGCCAAGGGGTGGTGATCGGTTACGACGCGCGTTTCATGGGCGCCGAATTCGCCCGCGAGACAGCGCGGGTTCTGGCAGGTGCTGGGATTAAGAGCTTTTTCTGCAAACGTGATACCCCGACCCCGGTGATTTCATACGAACTGCTTCGCCGCAAAGCCGCCGGGGCTATCAACTTTACCGCCAGCCATAATCCGCATAATTATAACGGGATTAAGTTTTCACCGGCCTGGGGTGGCCCGGCTCTGCCGGAAACCACCAATGATATCGAGAAGCGAGCCAACGCCATGCTGGGGGAAATTGTCTATAAGGATATTTCCCTGGAGCAGGCCACTGAGAAAGGCCTGTTTGAAGAGATTGACCCGCGTGAAGGCTATTTTGCGCGGATCAAGGATTTAGTCGACCTGCCGGCCATTGCCGCCTCCGGAATGAGGCTCGCAGTCAATCCGCTTTACGGAGCGGGGCGCGGCTATCTGGATCGCATTCTCGCCGAGGCTGGTGTAGATATCGTGACTGTCAACGACCATCTTGACCCTTATTTCGGCGGCGAGCCGCCGGAGCCAGCCGAAGCGCATATCAAGGATTTCATTGCCCTGGTTCGTGATGATGATTCCATCGGACTTGGCATCGCCACTGATGGTGATGCGGATCGTTTCGGAATTATTGACAGTGACGGCAGCTTTATTGAGCCGAATTACATTCTGGCCTTGTTGCTCGATTATATGATCCGCCGCAAAGGACTCACAGGCGATGCCGCCCGGAGTGTTGCGACCTCACATCTTATTGATGCCGTGGCCCGGCATCACGGGGTCAAGCTGCTGGAAACGCCGGTCGGTTTCAAATATATCGGTGAATATATCAGTGAAGGGCGCATTCTGATCGGTGGTGAAGAGAGCGCAGGGCTCAGCATCAGAGGGCACGTTCCGGAGAAGGATGGCATCCTCGCCTGTCTGCTGGTGGCGGAAATGGTTGCCGTGGAAAAGAAAACCCTGCAGGAACTCCTTGCCGAGCTGTATTCCCGGGTCGGTGAGTTCTATACCCGGCGGATCAATATTCGCCTGTCGCCGGAACTGGAAGGGAGCCTGCCCGACAAACTGGCCAATCCGCCGCAGCGCATCGGTCAGTGGGCAATCAAGGAGATTATCCGAATCGACGGTAACAAGTTTCTTCTTGAAGACGGTTCCTGGTTGCTGTTCCGCAAGTCTGGAACCGAACCGGTGGTTCGCCTGTATGCCGAGGCCCATAGTGTCGCCACGCTTGATCAGTTGATTGAAGCCGGGCGTGATTTTATCGTTGGCTGATCTTTTTTGGGGTTTAACTCTTCTGTTTTGACCGACCTATGCACCGAAAGTGCATAGGTCTCTTACCCATAAACCCGAGCAGAGAATTGAGCGGTACCTGAAATCATTCTCATATCACACTAAGATACCTCATGGCCCATCAGCACTCCCATAATACCAAAAATTACAATCGTGCATTTGCCATCGGTGTGACTCTTAACCTGATTTTTGTTTTCGTCGAGGGCGGCTTTGGGGTGTTTGCCGACTCTGTGGCACTGATTGCGGATGCCGGACATAACCTGAGCGATGTTCTCAGTCTTCTGCTGGCCTGGGGTGCCACGATCCTGGCGGGCCAGGGAACCAGCCGTCTGCGCACGTATGGTTTGCAAAAAATAACCATAATGGCTTCCCTGGCCAGTGCTGTCCTGCTCTGTGTTACTTTGGGTGGGATTGCCTGGGAAGCTTTTGGCCGTTTGCAGAACCCTCAGCCGGTCGCAGGCACCACCATGATCCTTGTTTCAGGGGTTGGTGTGGTTGTCAACACGTTGACGGCATTGCTGTTTATGTCAGGACAGAAGCATGACCTGAATTTACGGGGGGCCTTTCTCCATATGGCCAGCGATGCGGGGATATCATTGGGAGTGGTTGTCTCCGGCTGTTTGATTCTGGTCACAGGTTGGGTGCTGATAGACCCCTTGGTCAGCCTGTTGATTGTCCTCGTCGTTCTTTACGGGACTTGGGGGTTGCTGCGTGATTCGCTTAACCTGGCTGTTGATTCCGTGCCCCGACATATCGACATCGATGGCATTATTGCTTATTTTGACAGCCTTGAAGATGTTGCCCGCTTCCATGATCTGCATGTCTGGCCTCTTAGCACGACAGAGGTTGCACTGACGGTTCATCTGAGTGTGACCAGTCCGGAACTCAGGCCCGGTTTCTTAAGTGGTATCCAGACTGCTCTGCAGGAGCGTTTCGATATTGCCCACTCCACCATTCAAGTGGAAATTGAGGGGGATGAAAGTTGTTTGTTGACATCTGGGGACTGCTGTTGAATGAACATTAACTTGACGACGGTGACTGCTTTGCAGGGCGAAAGTGAGTCTTTTCTACCGCAGTGACAACCTCACCAGCGAAGGGCCGTTTGGCAGCCCTGTAGCGAGGGTTTTCATCTACCGGTGATGCCGTAGAGATATGGTAACAGCAGCGACAGGGTTGCCCAAAGGATGATGACGAGAGGAACCCCGGTGCGCAGAAAATCCCTGAAATTATAGCGTCCGGCGTTCATCACCAGCAGATTGGTCTTATATGCCATGGGCGTAGCAAAGCTCATATTGGCCCCGAATAACACCGCCAGTACAAAGGGTTCGGCCGGTTGTCCCAGTTGGCTGGCAATGGACACTGCGATCGGCGTGCCGATGACCGCAGTGGCATTGTTGGAGACGGTGTTGGTCAATACCGCCATCAGCAGCATCAGACCGCTGAGCATGACGGGTGGTGAGGCATGCCCGGAGATGCTCAAGAGCACTTCGGCCAGATACCCGGCTCCGTCTGTTTTCAACAAGGCTGATCCCAGCGCCAGGCTGGCGACCACAACCAAGATCACCTGCCTGCTCAGCGCCCGGGTGGCATCGCGCCAAGTCATGCAGCCGCTGACGATCATCAGCAGCACACCACCTGTTGCACTGATGGCGATGGGCAACAGGCCGGTGGCCGCGGTCAGAATGATAGCCAGCATAATGAGCATGGCCAGCGGTGCTTTTTGCGCATATGGCAGATCGATGGTCGCATCGAGAACCAGAAAATCTTTTTCCCTCTTCAGCTGGGCGATTTGATCTCTTGGCCCTTGGACCAGCAGGATATCACCAGCCTGCAAGCGAATGTCTGCGATTGTCTCGATCCTTTTCTGCAACGGTTTTCCAGCCCGATGGATTGCTAGCACGATC
Proteins encoded in this region:
- a CDS encoding phosphoglucomutase/phosphomannomutase family protein — protein: MTHIKFGTSGWRGIFCEDFTLDNVRIVTQAIADHLHDEGLAGQGVVIGYDARFMGAEFARETARVLAGAGIKSFFCKRDTPTPVISYELLRRKAAGAINFTASHNPHNYNGIKFSPAWGGPALPETTNDIEKRANAMLGEIVYKDISLEQATEKGLFEEIDPREGYFARIKDLVDLPAIAASGMRLAVNPLYGAGRGYLDRILAEAGVDIVTVNDHLDPYFGGEPPEPAEAHIKDFIALVRDDDSIGLGIATDGDADRFGIIDSDGSFIEPNYILALLLDYMIRRKGLTGDAARSVATSHLIDAVARHHGVKLLETPVGFKYIGEYISEGRILIGGEESAGLSIRGHVPEKDGILACLLVAEMVAVEKKTLQELLAELYSRVGEFYTRRINIRLSPELEGSLPDKLANPPQRIGQWAIKEIIRIDGNKFLLEDGSWLLFRKSGTEPVVRLYAEAHSVATLDQLIEAGRDFIVG
- a CDS encoding cation diffusion facilitator family transporter gives rise to the protein MAHQHSHNTKNYNRAFAIGVTLNLIFVFVEGGFGVFADSVALIADAGHNLSDVLSLLLAWGATILAGQGTSRLRTYGLQKITIMASLASAVLLCVTLGGIAWEAFGRLQNPQPVAGTTMILVSGVGVVVNTLTALLFMSGQKHDLNLRGAFLHMASDAGISLGVVVSGCLILVTGWVLIDPLVSLLIVLVVLYGTWGLLRDSLNLAVDSVPRHIDIDGIIAYFDSLEDVARFHDLHVWPLSTTEVALTVHLSVTSPELRPGFLSGIQTALQERFDIAHSTIQVEIEGDESCLLTSGDCC